The following is a genomic window from Opitutus sp. ER46.
TCAATCTACGAGTGGGCGTTGGGCCACGAACTCAACCTGCAGGGGCTTGCCTTTGATGAGCAGCGGGAGGTTCAGGTCAGATACAAGCAGTTCGTTCGCCGCGATCCGCTGCGCTTTGATGTGCTCGTAGAGAAGTGTGTTTTGGTCGAGGCGAAGTCAGTCGAACGTGTTCTGCCGGTGCACCGCGCGCAGCTCTTGAGCTATATGAAACTTCTCGATGTACCCCTCGGGCTGCTGATCAACTTCAACGTGACTCGGCTGACTGAGGGCGTGAGCCGCCTCATGCTCCCCGGTGCCAACCTGGACGCCGCAGGGCTGGAACGTTTGCAGGCAGAGAAGCGGCAAAACACCTGGCGAGGGAGATAGATGAGAACACAGGAACCGCAGCGTTCCGAGGTTTGGGCTCCAATCCGGACCTCCCTTGCCTCCGTTCCCTCCTGTAAAATGGATCGGTGGTTTGGGTATCCGAGCCCCGGATTTCCAAGGCATTTCTACAGGAGCTAAGGGAGGCAACAGAGGGGCCGATCCGAGGCGCGATCCCTGCCTAAACCTCCCTTGCCTCTGTTACCTCCTGTAGAACGGATCGGGTTCGCGGCTCTACTTGCGCGGGGTGTCGACGGTGCGGGGCTCGGGGTCGGCGGGGACCAAGTCCTTGAAGGCCGCCTGCACTCCCGCGCGGCGCTTGATCTCCGGGGAGA
Proteins encoded in this region:
- a CDS encoding GxxExxY protein; amino-acid sequence: MHPLYPKAASLTHGIIAAAIEVHRDKGPGLIESIYEWALGHELNLQGLAFDEQREVQVRYKQFVRRDPLRFDVLVEKCVLVEAKSVERVLPVHRAQLLSYMKLLDVPLGLLINFNVTRLTEGVSRLMLPGANLDAAGLERLQAEKRQNTWRGR